The Bradyrhizobium sp. WSM471 genome includes the window CTCGAACATCTTGGCCGCGGCTTCATGGGATGCCGCGCGCACCACGGTGAATGCGCCCATCTCGTTGGCGATGTCGGCGAGGCCCTTGCCGTCCACCTTCTTGGTCTTACCGAGCGGCCCGCCCATGGCCTCGATCGCGCCCTGGTGCTTTTCCACCCAGCCCTTCCAGGCCGCCATGCCCTCCTGCTCCTTTGCTTTGCGCTCGACCTCGGGCATCGCATTCCATGCGGCCCATTTGGAGCTGGTCTTGCTGCCGAGGAAAACGGCGAGATAGGTGTCGGTGCTCATCGGTTCTCTCCTTTTGGTGATGGATAGACAAAGCTGCGGCTATTTCTTCAGGTCGCCGAAA containing:
- a CDS encoding YciI family protein, encoding MSTDTYLAVFLGSKTSSKWAAWNAMPEVERKAKEQEGMAAWKGWVEKHQGAIEAMGGPLGKTKKVDGKGLADIANEMGAFTVVRAASHEAAAKMFENHPHFTIFPGERVEIMPVLPIPGG